In the genome of Blastopirellula marina, one region contains:
- a CDS encoding RtcB family protein — protein sequence MNRRQLTQLGVPEYALNEAVKAVSSSATKNKLRGADLKRQVKEVLAAPDQFVSDPCYGDFASVLVEDPTVEPLHENVGYRTWGEDIDEQAHSQMREACKLPHAAGAALMPDAHLGYGLPIGGVLSLEGAVVPYAVGVDIACRMKLSVLDMELDSLEERFDGYCRALEKGTRFGVGSVHQKPQDHDVMDENWNITKVTRQSKDKAWQQLGTSGSGNHFVEFGVLTISEGQAAGEGFDLAPGEYVALLSHSGSRGPGAAVCSAYSNIARTKLPKKYESLKNLAWLTLDSEEGQEYWEAMNLMGRYAAANHEVIHRLVSELVGAEIVAGVENHHNFAWKETHGDREMIVHRKGATPAGEGVLGVIPGSMGTPGFVVRGKGEASSFDSASHGAGRCMSRKKANDTFRIQNTRQELKEKGVHILSAGSDEVPGVYKDIHQVMESQRDLVDIVGRFDPKIVKMCGDGSRAED from the coding sequence ATGAATCGTCGTCAACTGACCCAGCTGGGTGTTCCTGAATACGCATTGAACGAAGCCGTCAAGGCAGTGTCGAGCTCGGCGACGAAGAACAAGCTGCGCGGGGCCGATCTGAAACGCCAAGTGAAGGAAGTCTTGGCGGCTCCCGATCAATTTGTAAGCGATCCCTGTTATGGCGATTTCGCATCTGTGCTGGTGGAAGATCCAACGGTTGAACCACTACACGAAAATGTAGGGTATCGCACCTGGGGTGAAGACATCGACGAGCAGGCTCATTCGCAAATGCGTGAAGCCTGTAAGCTTCCGCACGCAGCCGGCGCGGCGTTGATGCCTGATGCCCACTTGGGATATGGACTGCCGATTGGTGGCGTCTTGTCACTGGAAGGTGCGGTCGTTCCTTATGCGGTTGGTGTCGATATTGCTTGCCGGATGAAGTTGAGCGTGCTGGACATGGAACTCGATTCCTTGGAAGAGCGTTTCGATGGTTACTGTCGTGCGCTGGAAAAAGGAACGCGTTTCGGTGTTGGCTCGGTGCATCAGAAGCCGCAAGACCATGATGTGATGGACGAGAACTGGAACATCACCAAGGTGACGCGTCAATCGAAAGACAAGGCGTGGCAGCAATTGGGAACTTCTGGTTCCGGAAATCATTTTGTCGAGTTTGGCGTTCTGACGATCTCGGAAGGTCAAGCAGCCGGCGAAGGTTTCGATTTGGCACCCGGTGAATATGTCGCGCTCTTAAGCCATAGCGGAAGCCGTGGCCCCGGGGCCGCTGTATGCAGCGCCTACAGCAATATCGCTCGGACTAAGCTGCCCAAGAAGTACGAATCGCTTAAGAATCTGGCTTGGTTAACGCTCGATAGCGAAGAAGGTCAGGAGTATTGGGAAGCGATGAACCTGATGGGACGTTACGCAGCGGCGAATCACGAAGTGATCCACCGTTTGGTAAGCGAATTGGTCGGGGCCGAAATCGTAGCGGGGGTCGAGAACCACCACAACTTTGCCTGGAAGGAAACCCACGGAGATCGTGAAATGATCGTTCACCGTAAGGGCGCAACTCCTGCCGGTGAAGGAGTGTTGGGCGTGATTCCTGGTTCGATGGGGACCCCTGGTTTCGTGGTTCGCGGGAAGGGAGAAGCCTCGAGCTTCGATTCCGCTTCGCATGGGGCTGGTCGCTGCATGTCGCGAAAGAAAGCGAACGATACGTTCCGCATTCAAAACACACGGCAAGAATTGAAGGAAAAAGGTGTCCACATCTTGTCTGCGGGATCGGACGAAGTCCCTGGGGTGTATAAGGATATCCACCAGGTTATGGAGTCGCAGCGAGATTTGGTTGACATCGTAGGACGTTTTGACCCAAAGATCGTTAAAATGTGTGGAGATGGGAGCCGAGCGGAGGACTAG
- a CDS encoding NUDIX hydrolase, giving the protein MKSRLNDISERKWAVHLRQVLGLSLAHFPHLRHTAPNLSYGRHTGHAYPRARQAANLVLIYPDSSGTWTIPLMIRAETEGVHAGEIALPGGRCEPGESALAAALREFREETGHLVSPDLVVGELPATNVWASNHTVRTFVALEASLPIWNPDPKEVAALLYLPVSQLMDPRNFGMHQVTRRRVQFSAPHLSVDGQRVWGATLRMLVELGQALTSAE; this is encoded by the coding sequence ATGAAGTCACGCCTTAACGACATTTCGGAACGTAAATGGGCAGTCCATCTGCGGCAAGTTCTCGGCTTGTCACTGGCTCACTTTCCACACTTGCGGCATACAGCCCCGAATCTTTCGTATGGTCGACATACGGGACACGCCTATCCACGGGCACGCCAAGCGGCCAACTTGGTACTGATCTATCCCGACTCGTCAGGAACCTGGACGATTCCTCTCATGATCCGAGCCGAGACCGAAGGTGTCCATGCGGGAGAAATTGCTCTGCCAGGTGGTCGCTGCGAACCCGGCGAATCGGCTTTGGCTGCAGCGTTGCGAGAATTCCGCGAAGAAACGGGGCACTTGGTTTCCCCGGATTTGGTCGTGGGAGAGCTTCCTGCCACCAATGTTTGGGCTAGTAATCATACGGTGCGAACCTTTGTTGCCCTGGAAGCCTCTTTGCCGATATGGAATCCCGACCCTAAAGAGGTCGCGGCCCTTCTTTATTTACCGGTTAGCCAACTCATGGACCCCAGGAACTTCGGCATGCATCAAGTCACTCGCCGCCGCGTTCAGTTTTCCGCCCCTCATTTGAGTGTCGACGGACAGCGCGTGTGGGGTGCGACTTTGCGTATGTTGGTCGAATTGGGGCAAGCTCTCACTTCGGCCGAATAA
- a CDS encoding alpha/beta hydrolase, translating into MVRVLAALTLCLCLLSSVAIAQDEQYVPGPDAKRKDGVPEGTVTKHVWDNSEIYPGTVRDYWVYVPQQYKKGEPACLMVFQDGGGFVNEKGHTRVPIVFDNLIHSGEMPVTIGVFINPGVVPATKQGQNPRRNRSFEYDTLSDQYVRFLLEEILADVGKQYDIRSDPKHRAICGNSSGGICAFTAAWERPDSFGKVVSHIGSFTNIRGGHVYPALIRKTERKPIKVFLQDGKNDLDNLHGNWPLANQQMAAALKFSDYDYKFVYGEGKHSGNHGGSIFPDTMRWLWSDVVSQN; encoded by the coding sequence ATGGTACGCGTTCTGGCTGCTTTGACGCTTTGCCTCTGCCTGCTTTCTTCGGTTGCGATTGCCCAAGACGAACAATACGTTCCCGGCCCAGACGCAAAACGTAAAGATGGTGTACCCGAAGGCACTGTCACGAAACATGTGTGGGACAACAGCGAGATCTACCCTGGTACCGTTCGCGACTACTGGGTCTACGTCCCGCAGCAATACAAGAAGGGGGAACCTGCTTGCTTGATGGTGTTTCAGGATGGTGGTGGGTTTGTGAACGAAAAGGGGCATACCCGGGTTCCGATTGTCTTCGATAACCTGATTCACTCAGGTGAAATGCCCGTCACGATTGGCGTGTTTATCAACCCAGGTGTTGTGCCTGCCACGAAACAAGGACAGAACCCGCGTAGGAATCGCAGTTTCGAGTACGACACGTTGAGCGATCAATATGTCCGATTCCTGCTCGAAGAGATTTTGGCCGACGTCGGCAAACAGTACGATATTAGGAGCGATCCCAAGCATCGCGCGATCTGCGGCAACAGTTCCGGCGGCATCTGTGCGTTCACGGCTGCTTGGGAACGCCCCGATTCATTTGGAAAAGTGGTCAGCCACATCGGTAGCTTTACCAACATTCGCGGCGGTCATGTTTATCCGGCCTTGATCCGCAAGACGGAACGCAAGCCAATCAAAGTGTTCCTGCAAGATGGCAAGAACGACCTTGATAATCTGCACGGCAACTGGCCCCTGGCCAATCAGCAAATGGCGGCCGCACTGAAGTTCTCCGACTACGACTACAAATTCGTTTACGGTGAAGGAAAGCATAGCGGGAACCATGGCGGGTCGATCTTCCCTGATACCATGCGTTGGTTGTGGAGTGATGTGGTAAGCCAGAACTAA
- a CDS encoding sulfatase, with the protein MQRSLLVALAFVLCLPILAAAKDAKKPNILFISIDDQNDWIGCLGGHPQAKTPNIDQIASQGTVFLNAHCQAPLCNPSRTSLMTGRRPSSTGIYGLSPWFRDVPELADIVTLPQFLHAHGYTNYSTGKIYHGGYGRKKTDTEFQFLGPPAGVGVRPKEKLVNTPAAHPLVDWGTFPHKDEDKGDYHVASWAVKTLNEKPKEPFCLSVGFFLPHVPCYATQKWFDLYPEDEVQVPEIIADDRADTPRFSWYLHWKLPEPRLKFLKEANQWKNLTRSYLACTSFVDAQIGRVMAALQENGYADNTIVVLWSDHGWHIGEKEITGKNTLWDDGTRVPLIFAGPGITAGQVCTQPAELLDIYPTLSELAGMEVPETLEGHSLVPQLVDAKTERQWPAITTHNHDNHGIRTERWRFIHYADGSQELYDMQADPNEWKNLAGESQYDPIIKKLAQFLPPKSKMPAPGSKHRVLTYTDGIAIWEGEKIKEGQPIPEID; encoded by the coding sequence ATGCAACGTTCACTCCTTGTGGCTCTCGCATTCGTTCTTTGCCTGCCGATACTTGCTGCTGCCAAGGACGCGAAGAAGCCAAATATCTTGTTCATCTCGATCGACGACCAAAATGACTGGATCGGCTGCCTAGGTGGACACCCCCAAGCCAAGACACCGAATATCGATCAAATCGCCTCCCAGGGAACGGTCTTTCTCAACGCCCACTGTCAGGCTCCCCTCTGCAACCCTTCCCGCACGAGCTTGATGACCGGACGTCGCCCATCGTCGACGGGGATTTACGGTTTGTCTCCCTGGTTTCGTGATGTGCCGGAACTGGCGGATATTGTCACGCTACCGCAGTTTCTCCACGCTCACGGTTACACCAACTACTCGACCGGCAAGATCTATCACGGTGGCTACGGCCGTAAAAAGACCGATACCGAGTTCCAGTTTTTAGGTCCACCGGCTGGCGTCGGTGTACGTCCGAAAGAGAAGCTTGTGAACACGCCGGCGGCGCACCCGTTGGTCGACTGGGGAACGTTTCCTCACAAAGACGAAGACAAAGGGGATTACCACGTCGCTTCATGGGCAGTCAAAACACTTAATGAGAAACCGAAGGAACCGTTTTGCCTTTCGGTTGGCTTCTTCTTGCCGCACGTTCCGTGCTATGCAACTCAGAAGTGGTTTGACTTGTATCCCGAAGATGAAGTCCAAGTCCCAGAGATCATTGCTGACGATCGAGCCGATACGCCGCGTTTCAGTTGGTATCTGCATTGGAAGCTACCGGAGCCTCGCCTGAAGTTTCTAAAGGAAGCCAACCAATGGAAGAACCTGACGCGCAGTTACTTGGCCTGCACCAGCTTTGTTGATGCTCAAATCGGCCGTGTGATGGCCGCGCTGCAGGAAAACGGATACGCCGACAATACGATCGTCGTCCTCTGGTCAGACCATGGTTGGCATATCGGTGAAAAGGAAATCACCGGCAAGAACACGCTGTGGGACGACGGAACACGCGTTCCTTTGATCTTCGCTGGCCCTGGAATCACCGCTGGTCAGGTTTGTACCCAGCCTGCCGAGCTTCTCGACATCTACCCCACGCTCAGCGAGTTGGCCGGGATGGAAGTACCGGAAACACTCGAAGGACATTCGCTTGTTCCACAGCTAGTTGACGCCAAGACGGAACGGCAATGGCCTGCGATCACCACCCACAACCACGACAATCACGGGATCCGCACCGAACGTTGGCGATTTATTCATTATGCCGATGGTTCGCAGGAACTGTACGATATGCAAGCTGATCCCAACGAGTGGAAGAACTTAGCGGGTGAGTCGCAGTATGATCCAATCATCAAAAAGCTTGCCCAGTTCCTACCCCCGAAAAGCAAGATGCCGGCCCCAGGCAGTAAGCATCGCGTGTTGACCTACACCGATGGAATTGCGATCTGGGAAGGGGAAAAAATCAAAGAAGGCCAGCCAATCCCTGAGATCGACTGA
- a CDS encoding M28 family peptidase, whose translation MKSFSSFLTVLSFLFLLSLSTLTKAQPPAETTDVANAEESSAKNSSEEFSSEQVKSRIAEDLNFLASDEREGRGSYTLGQQAAAEYIADQFAAAGLKTNLIRNEPYQIFSTRKFYDLGEKNELTFTIDEKAMDGMSVSDYRPLSPSTSGQFDLPLAMVGYGISSEKDEYDDYANFDANGKAVVILRHEPDQSGKTGKFAGPGNSTSAYLSTKIQNAVDHGAQAVLIVSDEVAVERAKGEDNLLDFQIRMPKEFEPQLPVFHVKRTLIDQLLKEAGKPSLAEWEATVDVNLKSSSFDFPGIRAKGEVEIAASERVEKNVLGVLPGKGNLASEVVVVGAHYDHIGRGGAGSLAPWTRDIHNGADDNASGTTALLETARQCAAWDIANRRTILFIAFAAEEQGLLGSEYYVRHPLFDLEKTVAMLNFDMVGRLRNETLTVYGYNTAEQFEAWLDQAAPKFGIEIDKVKGGRGPSDHASFYGRGIPVMHDFTGFHSQYHRPSDDIEHINVAGIGRVVGMNMLLLQHLATEPITPVPNAEESLLEKIFGGGPDGPNSPQKRRTLGVALGDYDEIGMPITGIVVGSIAENSGIKQGDTLVSWADKPMKTIRDLRQAIEAVEPGKKIPLKLLRGEEEITIEVEFPK comes from the coding sequence TTGAAGTCGTTCTCCTCGTTTCTAACGGTTCTTTCCTTTCTATTCCTCTTAAGTCTTTCCACGCTTACGAAAGCCCAACCTCCAGCGGAAACGACGGATGTCGCAAACGCGGAGGAGTCGTCGGCGAAAAACAGCTCCGAGGAATTCTCCAGCGAGCAGGTTAAATCACGAATCGCGGAAGACCTGAACTTTCTGGCCTCGGACGAACGAGAAGGGCGTGGTTCATATACGCTCGGCCAACAAGCCGCCGCAGAATACATCGCTGATCAGTTCGCCGCGGCCGGACTGAAGACGAACCTAATCAGGAACGAGCCCTATCAGATCTTCTCGACACGCAAGTTCTACGATTTAGGCGAAAAGAATGAGCTGACCTTTACCATCGATGAGAAAGCGATGGATGGAATGTCAGTAAGCGATTACCGTCCCCTCTCGCCGAGCACAAGCGGCCAATTCGATTTGCCGTTAGCGATGGTCGGCTACGGGATCAGTTCGGAAAAAGACGAGTACGATGACTATGCTAATTTCGATGCCAACGGAAAAGCGGTCGTCATTCTGCGGCATGAGCCCGATCAGTCAGGCAAAACGGGAAAGTTCGCTGGGCCAGGCAATTCGACGTCTGCCTATCTTTCGACCAAGATTCAAAACGCCGTCGATCATGGTGCGCAGGCCGTTCTAATTGTTTCCGACGAAGTCGCCGTTGAACGAGCAAAAGGAGAAGACAATCTTCTCGATTTTCAAATTCGAATGCCGAAAGAATTCGAGCCGCAGCTTCCCGTGTTCCATGTCAAACGAACTCTCATCGACCAATTATTGAAGGAGGCCGGCAAGCCATCTTTGGCGGAGTGGGAAGCAACCGTCGACGTTAATCTGAAATCGAGCTCATTCGACTTTCCAGGTATCCGCGCTAAAGGCGAGGTTGAGATCGCTGCCTCGGAACGGGTCGAAAAGAATGTGCTGGGCGTCCTGCCGGGTAAAGGAAATTTGGCTTCGGAGGTTGTCGTCGTAGGCGCACACTACGATCATATCGGCCGTGGCGGAGCGGGCTCGTTGGCACCTTGGACTCGCGATATTCATAACGGCGCGGACGATAACGCTTCTGGTACGACGGCCCTCCTGGAAACTGCACGGCAATGTGCGGCGTGGGACATTGCCAACCGACGAACGATTCTCTTTATTGCGTTTGCCGCCGAGGAACAGGGACTGCTCGGTAGCGAGTATTACGTTCGTCATCCGCTGTTCGACCTGGAGAAGACTGTAGCGATGCTGAACTTCGATATGGTCGGCCGGTTAAGGAATGAAACCTTAACCGTGTACGGTTACAACACTGCCGAGCAATTCGAAGCTTGGCTCGACCAAGCCGCTCCAAAGTTTGGAATCGAGATCGATAAAGTCAAAGGTGGACGCGGCCCAAGTGATCACGCGTCGTTCTATGGCCGTGGGATTCCTGTGATGCACGATTTCACGGGCTTTCATTCTCAGTATCATCGCCCAAGCGACGACATCGAGCACATCAATGTCGCCGGAATCGGCCGAGTGGTGGGCATGAACATGTTGCTACTTCAACACCTTGCGACCGAACCAATCACGCCGGTCCCCAATGCCGAGGAATCGCTGCTTGAAAAGATCTTCGGTGGTGGACCAGATGGTCCGAACTCGCCACAGAAACGTCGCACCCTCGGCGTCGCTTTAGGCGACTACGACGAAATTGGGATGCCAATCACGGGGATCGTTGTGGGAAGTATCGCCGAGAACTCTGGCATTAAGCAGGGCGACACCCTGGTTTCCTGGGCGGACAAACCGATGAAGACGATTCGTGATCTTCGCCAGGCAATTGAAGCGGTTGAACCTGGAAAGAAAATCCCCCTGAAGCTCCTTCGTGGGGAGGAGGAAATAACAATCGAGGTGGAATTCCCCAAATAG
- a CDS encoding MTH1187 family thiamine-binding protein encodes MVLLEFSMSPLNKGDSVSEYVARSLKIIAASGLDYRLHAMGTIIEGEVSEVLAVLQKCLEAMAEDCDRVTCTAKLDYRKGYQGRLDSKVKSVIEKVDVPLKTLVEGGATSSEDQ; translated from the coding sequence ATGGTTCTCTTAGAATTCAGCATGTCTCCCTTAAATAAAGGAGATTCTGTCAGCGAGTACGTCGCACGCAGCCTGAAGATCATCGCTGCTAGCGGACTCGACTATCGTTTGCATGCGATGGGTACCATCATTGAAGGCGAAGTCAGTGAAGTGCTAGCCGTGCTACAAAAATGTTTAGAAGCGATGGCGGAAGATTGTGATCGTGTCACATGTACCGCCAAGCTCGATTACCGTAAGGGATACCAAGGTCGACTTGATTCCAAAGTAAAGAGCGTCATCGAGAAGGTAGATGTACCACTCAAGACGCTTGTCGAAGGAGGCGCGACCTCCAGCGAAGATCAATAA
- the lhgO gene encoding L-2-hydroxyglutarate oxidase gives MNSPECDVVIVGGGIVGLATAYQISQRYPDREIVVLEKEKVLAQHQSGRNSGVLHSGIYYRSGSLKAINCREGRQLMLDFCGQHDIPHEVCGKVIVATEEAELPRLNELFERGVRNGVACEKLDADRLRAFEPYCHGIAALHVKDAGIVDYRRVCFRLCELIQERGGKVLTGCKVTHVVTKDSEIVVESTAGTWRTRLLVNCAGLQSDRVAKMCGQQPEVKIVPFRGEYYDLTDESQHLCRNLIYPVPDPGFPFLGVHFTRTTHGTIECGPNAVLAFAREGYSKWNINWSDLWEILRYRGLHRLAVKHWGMGLEELKRSWFRSAFLQSLQRLIPAVRAQDLIAAPAGVRAQALRPDGTLVDDFVIQREGRFIHVLNAPSPAATSSLNIGAMIADQLRDVLTA, from the coding sequence ATGAACTCGCCGGAGTGCGATGTTGTGATCGTCGGAGGCGGAATCGTGGGACTCGCGACCGCCTACCAAATCTCACAGCGATATCCTGACCGCGAGATCGTTGTTCTGGAAAAAGAGAAAGTCCTCGCACAACATCAGTCAGGCCGAAATTCCGGTGTCTTGCACTCTGGTATCTACTACCGTTCTGGCTCACTCAAGGCGATCAATTGCCGAGAAGGTCGCCAGTTGATGCTCGACTTCTGTGGGCAGCACGATATCCCACACGAAGTCTGCGGCAAAGTAATCGTCGCCACCGAAGAAGCAGAACTGCCGAGATTGAACGAGCTTTTCGAGCGGGGCGTCCGAAACGGGGTTGCGTGCGAGAAGCTTGATGCTGATCGTCTTCGTGCGTTCGAACCTTATTGCCACGGTATCGCGGCCCTACATGTAAAAGATGCGGGGATCGTTGATTACCGCCGGGTTTGTTTTCGCCTTTGTGAACTGATTCAGGAGCGTGGCGGCAAGGTACTTACCGGCTGCAAGGTCACTCACGTCGTCACAAAGGATTCGGAAATCGTCGTCGAATCGACAGCAGGTACCTGGCGAACGCGACTTCTGGTTAACTGTGCCGGTTTACAGAGCGATCGGGTTGCCAAAATGTGTGGGCAGCAGCCCGAGGTTAAAATCGTACCGTTCCGAGGTGAATACTACGATCTCACCGACGAGTCACAACACCTGTGTCGTAATCTGATTTACCCAGTCCCCGATCCAGGGTTTCCATTCCTCGGTGTGCACTTCACCCGCACCACGCACGGCACGATTGAGTGCGGTCCGAACGCAGTGCTGGCCTTCGCTCGGGAAGGCTATAGCAAATGGAACATTAATTGGTCGGACCTATGGGAAATACTAAGGTATCGCGGGCTACATCGTTTAGCTGTTAAGCATTGGGGGATGGGACTCGAAGAACTAAAGCGATCTTGGTTTCGCTCGGCGTTCCTCCAATCGCTACAGCGACTGATTCCAGCGGTGCGTGCTCAGGACTTGATCGCAGCACCGGCCGGTGTTCGTGCTCAGGCACTTCGGCCAGATGGGACTTTGGTCGATGATTTCGTAATTCAACGTGAAGGGCGTTTTATTCATGTTCTTAACGCGCCCAGCCCGGCGGCTACCTCTTCCCTAAACATTGGAGCGATGATCGCGGATCAACTGCGAGATGTTTTGACCGCCTAG
- a CDS encoding DUF6798 domain-containing protein has product MFVRIADRWTAPASPADVGTLVSDPVAWQTTCYWVRDNTPTDAIFLTPRMQSTFKWYAQRAEVVTTKDVPQDDLNLLDWRRRRGDVQWQSIHNRQTLSLAGLTEANVHKLAKKYGVKYVVVDQVIARRDQVPVEWSFPRIYPANPEDDANYEVYEVTP; this is encoded by the coding sequence ATGTTCGTCCGAATTGCTGATCGCTGGACGGCGCCAGCCAGCCCTGCGGATGTAGGGACGTTGGTTAGTGATCCGGTCGCGTGGCAAACGACCTGCTATTGGGTTCGCGATAACACACCAACGGATGCCATCTTCTTAACACCTCGTATGCAGTCGACATTTAAATGGTACGCTCAGCGAGCCGAAGTCGTGACCACCAAAGATGTCCCGCAAGACGACCTGAATTTGCTCGATTGGCGACGACGTCGCGGTGATGTGCAGTGGCAATCGATTCACAACCGGCAGACGTTAAGCCTCGCCGGTCTGACCGAAGCCAATGTTCACAAACTGGCTAAGAAGTATGGCGTGAAATATGTGGTCGTCGATCAAGTGATTGCCCGCCGTGACCAGGTGCCGGTCGAGTGGAGTTTTCCTCGCATCTATCCCGCTAATCCGGAAGACGATGCCAACTACGAAGTCTATGAAGTCACGCCTTAA
- a CDS encoding SMP-30/gluconolactonase/LRE family protein, whose protein sequence is MRHLAVAILALLPSALVAQDMPLSDVLIKGQGWELVGDGYTFTDGPAVDAAGNVYFTDVKEQLVLKIDHASKQITKFSEGQGGTSGLMFGPDGRLYGSQYSNRRIVAFQDDGKVDVIADDLGANDLVVASNGNIYCTDTPGHQVWLIRPGGEKQVVAKGISAPNGIILWPHEGTLVVSDSAGQNLIAFRVEEDGSLTYGAPVYQCRVRDKDAPSKGDGMTIDSAGRLYVTTDLGLQMFDSTARISGVIAKPAKAFTTNVVFGGPELDTLYLTCGGAIYRRTTQATGLRYGKVKSN, encoded by the coding sequence ATGCGCCATCTTGCCGTAGCAATACTCGCTTTGCTTCCCTCTGCTCTCGTTGCTCAAGATATGCCCCTTAGTGATGTCCTCATCAAAGGACAAGGCTGGGAATTGGTCGGGGATGGTTACACCTTTACCGACGGCCCTGCGGTCGATGCGGCGGGTAACGTCTATTTCACCGATGTGAAGGAGCAGCTTGTCCTAAAGATCGATCACGCGTCCAAGCAGATTACCAAGTTCTCGGAGGGGCAAGGGGGAACCAGTGGATTGATGTTCGGTCCCGATGGACGGCTCTATGGCAGCCAGTATTCCAATCGCCGAATTGTGGCTTTCCAGGATGATGGCAAGGTCGATGTGATCGCCGACGACTTAGGAGCAAACGACCTGGTAGTTGCCAGCAACGGCAACATCTACTGCACCGATACACCAGGGCACCAGGTATGGCTCATTCGTCCCGGCGGCGAGAAACAGGTGGTTGCCAAAGGGATTTCTGCTCCGAACGGGATCATTCTTTGGCCACACGAAGGAACCCTCGTTGTGTCTGACTCGGCCGGGCAAAACTTGATTGCCTTTCGGGTCGAGGAAGATGGATCGCTGACGTATGGTGCCCCTGTTTACCAGTGTCGAGTTCGGGACAAGGATGCCCCGAGCAAGGGAGATGGCATGACAATCGACTCGGCCGGGCGGTTGTACGTCACGACCGATCTCGGGCTCCAGATGTTCGATTCCACTGCCAGGATCAGCGGAGTGATCGCCAAACCAGCCAAAGCTTTTACCACGAACGTCGTGTTTGGCGGGCCGGAGCTCGACACGCTCTATCTAACTTGCGGCGGGGCGATTTATCGCCGCACGACCCAAGCGACCGGGTTACGATATGGTAAAGTAAAGAGTAACTAA
- a CDS encoding DUF1207 domain-containing protein: MNQPLRTTLNSLLLTLVLPLVAHAQTQSGWPDPENMFPAQRSQYLQPILDFPTDDRESQLTTVAYQSPLGQPATNEGELSLISPRGEAEWIEPEYTRRAFPDHVYDRPLGDVVDTTPYEWTLLPAGPVYKSYMAGVKESRLSAHLMKITDDNWMLDGTLGGRFGVMRWGRDSATGFLAEGVQWDIEGSAQVRLDIPEEVDVRAVDFRAGTQLTWSYADNPAHRSRFGYYHLSSHLGDEFLLKNPTYPRLNYAHDLLIFGHSYYITPKLRVYGEVGWAFYHLVADPWEFQFGVEWAPTRATGFWGEPFLAVGCHLREEVNFGGSFVVQTGWAWVGEIPGRTFRMGLHYHNGDSTQNSFYNNFEQQIGFGIWYDF, encoded by the coding sequence ATGAACCAACCTCTCCGAACCACTCTGAACTCCTTATTGCTCACGCTCGTGCTGCCGTTGGTGGCTCACGCGCAGACGCAATCAGGTTGGCCAGACCCGGAGAACATGTTTCCCGCACAACGATCGCAGTACCTGCAGCCGATTCTTGATTTTCCCACGGACGATCGCGAATCACAACTCACCACGGTTGCTTATCAAAGCCCGCTTGGTCAACCAGCGACGAATGAAGGCGAACTCTCGCTCATCAGCCCGCGGGGTGAAGCGGAATGGATCGAACCGGAGTACACACGGCGGGCTTTCCCCGACCATGTCTACGATCGTCCACTTGGAGATGTCGTTGACACGACTCCCTATGAGTGGACTCTTCTCCCAGCTGGCCCCGTCTACAAATCGTACATGGCCGGCGTGAAAGAATCGCGACTATCGGCTCATCTGATGAAGATCACGGACGACAACTGGATGCTTGACGGCACTCTTGGTGGCCGTTTTGGCGTGATGCGTTGGGGACGTGACTCCGCGACTGGCTTTCTGGCGGAAGGTGTTCAATGGGATATCGAGGGCTCAGCCCAAGTCCGTCTCGACATCCCAGAAGAAGTTGACGTTCGTGCCGTCGATTTTCGAGCAGGTACACAGCTGACGTGGAGTTATGCCGATAACCCGGCTCATCGTTCACGGTTTGGTTACTACCACTTGAGTTCGCACCTGGGGGACGAATTCTTGTTGAAGAATCCAACCTATCCACGTTTGAACTACGCTCACGACTTGTTGATCTTCGGTCACTCGTATTACATCACGCCGAAATTGCGTGTTTACGGAGAAGTCGGCTGGGCGTTTTATCACCTGGTGGCTGATCCCTGGGAATTTCAGTTCGGTGTCGAATGGGCTCCGACTCGGGCGACCGGGTTCTGGGGCGAACCATTCCTGGCGGTGGGTTGCCACCTGCGAGAAGAAGTCAATTTCGGCGGTAGCTTTGTCGTGCAAACTGGTTGGGCGTGGGTTGGGGAAATTCCTGGTCGGACGTTCCGCATGGGATTGCATTACCACAACGGCGACAGCACCCAAAACTCGTTCTACAACAACTTTGAACAGCAGATCGGCTTTGGCATCTGGTACGACTTCTAA